The Cervus canadensis isolate Bull #8, Minnesota chromosome 24, ASM1932006v1, whole genome shotgun sequence nucleotide sequence AGAGTCTACTGTGACCTCACGTCCCCATCAGAGAGCCTGATGTCTTTGTCTCTCCATACCCCTTCTCCAGTCTTGCCCACACAGCACACTCCCAGTTTCCCCATTGCCGTGGATCCTCCCATCCCAACCATAATGCCAGACCATGGTAAACGGCCAATAAGGACTCAGCCCTAGAATGCCAGGTCCAGGGAAGAGTTCCACTTGGCAGATGGGGGTTGGGGTTTGGGAGAAGGGTACGGGGCCTAGGCTGGGTGGGGGGACAGGTGGGTCCAAGGGACATTCCTCTCCCCCCGTGAGGGCTCTGCTCCTCCGCCCCTCACTgtcctgctgcagccagagcagAGAACCACAGTCTTCAGTCCTTTTCTCTCCATCGCAAAGGGCCTATGGGAGATCCACCCTCAGCCGTGCCTGGCCATCCCCACATTCAAAGGGACTCACCAGCTTTGATCCCGGGACTCCCCGTTCCCACGTCCTGCAGGCATGTCCCCCTTCCCTGGAGGCCAGGCAGGAACCTCCGGCCTCCCTCACCTTGCTTCCTTGACCCctatctctccctccccactgagGTTTCATCactcttccccttttccttccaccCCCGCAATGGGGCCTGGGACACAAACTCCCACTCAGGGACACAAAGCCCCCATTGATTTCTGCCCCAACAACACCTGCTGACACTGGGCTCTGTCCCCCCACCAACCCGGAGGGGTGGGGATGTCGCAGGAGGAGCCCCCGGGACCCGAGAGGCCACATTCACACACTCCTTAGGGACAATCACTTTGAGAGCAGTGATTTTTCCTGGAAGAAGGGGTGTGTGGTTGGACCACAAGGCCAGTGCCCACCTGCCCCCATTCCTCTCTCAGCACAGTCCTCCTTCTCATCCCTTCCTCCATTTccaccccactgcccccaccccacggCAGGAGGACCCCGAGACTGCAGGCTTGGTGGGGGCAGGAACATGGCTGGAGCATATTTCCCGGTGCTACTGAGGCAGTGAGTGAAGGAGACCCTGGGTGGGGAGCCCCGGGTCATGACAAAGAAGAGCACCCCATTTGGGGCTGGCTTTAAAGCCTGGGCTGGACGGGCACCATGTTGATGCCATGTATTTGCATATGTGCTGGGCACGGTCACAAGAATGAAAACACACTCCCCACACTCCACACATACATAATGCCGGGAGTAAACTAGACCGGGGACAGCATTTCAAGCCCCGGCAATAACAGACACAGCCTGTGACTGTGGGTGAATGGAGCATCAACAGACAGACAGCATACAAGAcacaccaccccccccacacacctcACACACCTGGATTATGGGAGGTGTGCATGGGAGGGCGGCCCCACGCCTccatgtgagagtgtgtgtgcgtCTGCGTGCATTCACACATACGTGAGACAGGGAGCCGGGGCTGACATAGCTGGGGTCACAAGATGGGTCGGTATCCAGGGGGTGACCCTGTCCTGGGCAGCTGAGTAAGGGCTGGGCTGTGGGCACGTGGATGAGTAGCTCTCTGGATGCGTGCGTGGGTGTGCAGGTGTGCACATGAGTGTGGCGACAGGGACGCTGAGTGTGCGTGAGAAAGTGTGCAGGAACTATGTCCCCATgcagtaggtgtgtgtgtgtgcgtgtgtgtacacgtgtgtgtgtgttgtacgCACGTGTGTGCTGGGGGCAGCAGTGAGGGTGAGCCACGCTCGTAAGAGTGAATGAGTGATTCTCAGTGTAAGAGCCAGAGCCAGGCAAGGGAGCAGCAAGAACCAGGAAACAGAGGGAGGGCCTGGGCAGCCGGAGAAGCTGGGAGCATGAAAGAGGGATGTGTGAGGGAGTTCGTGAaagggggtgtgtgtgagagacacaGAGACGGCGAGAGACACTGGCATCCAGTGTCTGCAAAGATCGACTCTATCCAGTCTGCCAGCCGGGTCGGCTCCCCCAGACGCAGCCCTGAGTCCCTCCCTTGCTGGAGCCCCCAGATACGCTCTCCCCAACGCCCTTGTTTGGTGTGGGGGTAGAAAAATCCAGCGGCCACAGGAGAGAAGGGGAGTAAGAGAAAAGCAGGGGTCAGTTGGTCTGACCATGGTCTGGTGCATCCCTTCCCAGCAAACTGACTGGCTTCCAGGCCCCCCCAGGCCCATCCCAGGACCCCGGCCCCCCAGACCCTGGCGCTGCGGCAGCAGGAGAGCCGGCGGAGGAGCAGCAACAGCGGCTGGGTAAGCCCCCAGGAGCGTCCACTGCTCCCCGCCAGGGAGCCCCGAGGGAAACACCAGGCTGGGGGGTGACACGAGGCCAGCCTCTGGCAGCGGAAGGAGGGGAAGCCCTGTCGAGGATGCCCTGAGCGCCACCCGCACCCCCACAACAAGCCTCCAGCCACCCCAGGCCGGCCGGGCCGCCTGGCAGGACTCACCACGGAGAAGTTGCTGGCAGAGCAGTGGTGCCCGCTGAAGTTGCAGCTCTTGAGCATGTCGGCGAGCTGGTGGCCGGTGCGGTTGAGGATGTCTACCATGTCGGGCTCTGGGTAGCGCAAGCCAGCAGCACGGTGCCCATCCCGGTCTTTGGGGGGCAGCCCGGTCAGGTTGGCCAGGTGGAAGATGTCGGCGTCGCTGAGGGCCGAATGCCGGAAGCGGTTGATGTTGCAGAGGGTGACGGCGGGGAAGCCGGCCACCGGGGCTGGGGCAGCGGGGTCCATCACCACCAGGTGAGGCCGGGTCAGGTAGCCTCGGGCCAGGCCGGCCGCCTGGTACAGGAAGGCAGCCAGAGAGGTGAGGAGGGCCAGTGCCCAGAGGGTTCtccgcagtccatgggggccTGGGCCACAGGCCCGGCCCAGCCCATGCAGAGTGCTGGTGCTGGCGAAGGTGGCCAGGTCCCGGGGGGCTGCTGCCCCCTGAGCGGCCCCCAGGAGGCTCTGCTCatcccctgcctccttctccttgggTTTCGCATCCTCCTCTGCAAATTTGATTTTGCACACAATCTCGATCGGCATCTGTCCCCAGCTGCTGGGACCAGCCGGAGCCTTCCTGCCCCTGTCCCTCCCTGGCCAGCAGCCCCGGGTGCCCTCCGGAGTGGCGGCGCTGGCAGCAGCGGCTCTTCTAAACTCAGGGCAAACGGGGAAGAGgatggggacagggtgggggccGAGGTGGGGGAGTCACTCCCACTCCCAGCAGCTCCGCAGCCCTGATGATGCCTCTGCCTCTGCCGCCGCTTGTCTCTCTCCTCGATCGTCTCCTTGTGGCTTCCCTTATCAGCACCAGCACAGCTGTCAGCCCCTGCGTGTGTCCCTGCGAGCGAGCGAGTGAGCGAGGGAGCGAGCGCTGCTCCGCCACGCCGTGCAGCCCCAGCCGCTCCGCTCAGCATGTGCTCCGGAGCCCACCCCGTGCTTAATAATTCAGGACATGTCAACAGCGTTTCACCGGCGGCACGGGCAGCAGGAgccaggccaggggaggggggcagcccccagccctggacAGGAATCTCCGGGCCCTGCCTGGGACCTCGTCGGGAGGCCCCCAAACTCTTGCTACACCCTCGTCACGCGTGGGGTCCTCACCTGGCCCCActcccaggccaccagggaagaggttTGCACCCAGAGTCCTTAGCTTATTCTGCCACTTTTCTGGACCACACCCCGAGAAGGGTCAGCCAACTCCATCCCCCACCTCCTGGCCTCCCTGACTCCTAACAGCAGCACCCAACCACCACCTGACCTCGCTACCCCACTCACAGCACCTTCCAGAGAACTCCTCGGGAAAGCCACTTGTTTgaatgagggaggggaggggagggcagagaacGGCAGGCAAGACAGACAAGGGGTCAGTGATGGCTCCATCCAGATACTTGACTTCCTTAGAGCTTTGCTCCGGACTTAACATCCACCATGCCCCTGCCTGCTCTCCGATTTTGGCCGCCCTCTCCCCGACTTCATCTCCATCCCCAAACTCAGTCTCTCCTGTGTCTGTGATAGAGGGCACCCTGACCGGCATAAGCATCTGTGGCCACTTTGCCTTCCCAAATATTTCCCAAATCCCTTGCCACAGCCAGGCctgtggtgggggcgggggaacgTGTTGGATGGCCAGGCCAGGGAGCAGAGGCTGTATGATGTGGGGGAGAGGGTATCGCATGGAGGTCAGGAAGAGCCCAAATGGGGGTTCTGGAGGGAGCCCAGATGTGCTGGGTTTGAATCAGAGGGAATGCAATCCTAAAGAAGCAGGCACAGGGGGTGctaggcagaggggcaggggagcGCTGGGGTGGCTGCACCTTGCAGAGGAGAGGCAGGATGGGGCCCATGGTGGCTGGCCCAGAAGGGATGATGCCGGGGTACCCCCAGGGTGGAGTGGTCACAGTGAGCTGCCTGTGCCCTGGATGGGGGAGCTGTGCGAGAGTGAAGCCCTCATGGGAGAGGAATCACTTGTCCCCTAGAGGAAAGGGGGGGCCTGATTAATCGGGGCGCTAATGAGCAGCAGGGAGAGGAAGCTCAGAGGGGCGGGGAAGGCGGCTCCATCGATCCGAGCCGCGGAACcagcagctgaaaaaaaaaagtgagaagggAATCGATCTGAGGGAAACGGCAGCAGCCGGGGATTAGAGCCTGAGGTCCACCCGCTGCCCAGCGGCCACCCCTCCCCTGCGGCAGGCCTGCCCTGCCCCAGAAAGGGGCCCAGGAGTGGCTCCCCAGGGGGGCAGGGAACTGCTCTGCACACCCTTGGCTGCAAGCCCAGGTCAGGCCATGTCCACTGCAGGTCACCCAAGCGTGgagcccacacacacatacacacacacacacacacacacacacagagcccccccaaccccagccctgtGTAGCACCCTGCGGGGGTTGGCCCCAGCCTCTCATCAAAGTAGCTTCTTCAGGGGCCCCTTGGCCGGGCCAGCTCCTTCACTCTGAGGAGCCCAGACTCCTGGGGCCAGGGGCTTCGTCTGGCCAAGTCCCAGAGGGGACAGGGGTTGGTACTGAGAGCATCTGCTGAGTTAGCACTCAAGAGTCGCCAAGTGACCACCGAGAGCCCCCATCGCTGCCTCTGCCCAGGCAGCCTCTGCCATGCTCACCCCTCCCTGTAGACCACCAGACCCTTCCAgccttcctcccccacctccttgtcttccccagcctctctcttccccctttctcctggtattgatttttctttactgtttttttttttttaaggtgatttaattgcttttttaagGTTACTTCAGTCTGGGGCTCTGCCAAGAAAATGGGGAGCTAACCCCCAAGCTCTCCCCCAGCACTGGTTGCTGCCCAGGACTCCGTGCATATTACTAAACTGTCCTGTGAACACAGGTCGTGCCCCCCAACATAACTGACCTCCATCATGAGCCCAAAGCACACCCTTTTCCTCCTGAGGGTGCGTCAGGAAGCCTTCAGCCTCTAGCAGGAGTGAAGTTGGGTGGTAACCCTGTGTAGGGGGCTAAGGGGGTCAGGGGGCGGACGGTGGTGAGGGGAGTTCCAGGCCACTGCAAAGTGGAGCAGCAGTGAGCCGCATGCGCCCCCCTCTTCCTACTGCCCCACAGCCAGCTGTCTCCAATTGTTCCCAAGTCCCCACCATCCAGTCTCCCAGACCCTGGGAATATGGCTGTGCTCAGTGGGAGCCCCTCCATGTCTTTCCAGCTCATCCCTTGGCCttccccccaatccctccagcctcccctgtcacccccacccccatcccctttacacccccttcccctctggcccccgtcccttctcccctccctctccccgcttccctgcctgcctccctctctgcccGGCTGCAGTTGGGTGATAATCTCCCTCATTTAGCCTCCCGGCTGCTTCCCCGGCTCATTGCCCAGCTGGTCCCTGGGGCCCGGCCCagcttcttccccacccccacccccagccctgcgcCCAAGCTCCCCCTTCCTTTTCCCCCCTGCTTCTCCCACCCACTCCCAGTGGACCGGCTGCCCCCTGCAGTGAGCATCAGGGCCAAGTGTGGCTAGCTGGGACCCGGGGCCGGGTGTGAGCAAGGGGGGAGGGGCTGCCCAGGACTCTGGGGGTGGGAATGTGGGTGCAGGTTGGGGGGgaggagttggggggagggggggagggcaGGGTCAAGACGTGAAGCCTTAGCCAGGCGTTCTCTGCCCACCCTCCCGTTGGCCCCACTGCCCAGACTTGTTCCCCAGTCCAGTTCTCCACACACCCCCACCCGGCTGAAGTAGGCTTCCCGACAGAGAGAGCTCGGTGGATGGACTGAGGCAGCGATTAGAGTGGTGCATCTGTATGGCTTGACCAGGCAGGGCGGGGGAATGGGGGGCAGATAGGTGAGGAAGGGCCGGAGGGTTCTAACTCAGAGCCCCTGGTAGGGGGCATGGAGGTTTCATTTGGGCAAAGTGCTCCAGAAGGTAGACCTGGAGGCCTCTCAGGATCCAGTTTGGGGGTTCCCAACTACCTTGCCCCGCACCCTCAGACCTTGGGTTGCCTCTTCTCCCAGCTGGGACCCCCAAGCTAAGCTACATTggccccttccccccaccctcttCGTGGGTCTCACGTGCCCAGCCTGGGTGAACCCACTCATAAATGACATGACCCCCCAAACTCCTAGGCAGCATAGTCCTAGAGGGAGGCCCCAGCTGCCCTCAGCTCCCAGAGTACACCGCCCTGCCACCCTGCCCAGCCCAGCTGATACCTGTCCCAGGCCTGGCTCTGCTGGGGACCCCGGGCACCGGCCAGTGTGGGACAGACGTGGGTGGGAAAGGGACACGGATCGGGGGGCGGAGGCCGGGACTGGGCCAGTCCTGGCTGGTGAGCGAGCAGCGGTGACAAACGGGCTGTGCGGGGGccgaggggcggggggcggacgGCGGCTGATTTATCTGGGTTATTTATGCCGCGGACGAGGCAGGAGAAGCGGTTAATGAGAGTCCCAGcgaagggggtggggaggcccgGACGTGATCTGAGGCAACTGAAGAGGGTTAGCGTCCCGCCGCTGGGCCCTGCCCCCACTGGCCGCCAGTACTGGGCACCCCCTGCTCTGTCCGAGGGCCGGTTAGCCCAGCCTTGACCCGTCTCCTGTGGCTGGCACCGAAAGCCCCGCATCAGGGTTGGGGGCCCGCCCAGGCCGAGGCAGTGGGGGCAGTGGGTGACCGGGGGTTGAAGGCGACCACGTCTGGGATCGAGGGGGCCGCTGGAGGAACAAGGGGCGGGGGACAGagaagggagggcagggagggaggaaagatgCAAAATCTCGGCTGGTTAGAAGCTGACCAAGTCTGTGGAGTCTGTCGggggagggttggggtggggagaggccagTGTGGGGCCGGGTAGGCAGCTGGCAACCTCGGAGCTGAGGCTGGAGAAAGGGCCAAGGGCACTGGCGTTCGTATCTGGTGGCAGCCAGGAGTCATCGTAGGGGCCCGAGAGGCAGAGGCAGGCCGGGGGTGCGGGGTGGTGGTggtcagagagaagagaggacGCGGAAGGAGGGGAAAGAAGATCCAGGGAAGGAGGGGGGAGAGGGCTTTGCAGCAGTGAAAGCTGCTGGGAGCAGATAAGGCGGTACGGCAGCGGGAGGGATTAAAGCTTCgaggggccggggccggggcgggggcggggtggggggaggcggggaggaaaAGGCTGAGGGCCAGACCCCGGGGCCAAGGAGATGAGTGCGGGAAACGAGGGCTGCGAGGGGGCAGGATTTAACCAGAGGCCACACGTGGTCGTCGCCTGGttgaggagtggggaggggacggactcctcctgctcatctctgctGAGGACGGGGTACTTTTCCGCCACTGATGGAGCCTCCATACGCTGCTCCCGTTGGGGTGGCAGAGCTGAGCGGAGAGGGGCATTCCTTGGGAGTGGGAGGCTACTGGAGACTGCCGGGGCGGCGGGTGGCAGGGGCCGGCCCTGGGAGCCTCCGAGCTCCGATTAGAACTTGGACAGACAGGACACGCAGCGCCTCCTTGAGGCGGCCAGTGGAAACCGTGTCACAGGGACCTTGTCCACAATCAAGGGCCCACTGGGGGATGGAGACCACCACTTACGTCCAGGGTGGCAAGGACCAGTGTTTCAGAGGGGAGGGTGTCTCTCTGTGGGTAGAGGCGTGGGCGCGGAGTGGGGCAGTGGCTTCCCCCAGCTCAAGCCTCAGACCCGATGCTCCTTACCACCCGCTGCCCACCTGTTCTGCAAATCTTCCAGAAGGGTGTCTGGGGAGGGAGAAATCCCCGCTCCCTACGGACGAGGGCCGAGGGCGGTTCAGAGCTGGCCCGGGCGGCGGAGGGGAGCCtcgagggaaggaaggggaggaggcggCGGAAGGGGCGAGGGCGGCGGGCGGGGCAGAGTAATTGCATGTTTGTGAGTGCTCCAGTCTCCGCGCACGAGGGAGCCTGTGTGGCGGTGGGTGTAGCTTCGCCTCCAGGAGTCTGTGTCTGTTGGCAGAGGTGTCAGTGTGTCTGTCTCAGGGGGTCTGGGCTCTCCctggcccccccgcccccacgtcGTGTTTTGGGGAGCGCGGCTCTGGGCACACCCAGCTGTGCTCCGTGCTGATGCGGCAGATGTGGCGGGGCCCCAGCTGTGCCGGCTTCCCGGAGAGGGGGAGGGGCTACAATCTGCTCCCCCGATAATGGCTGCTAAGTGccagggggaggggatggggacgGGGTGGGAAGGAGGCCCGGTCCCTGCCACACCCCACCCTGGCCGGCCTCCCCCCAATCTGTGTTCTTGGCTCGGCCTCTTCCCCCTGCCTGGCTCCTGAAGCCCGTCCAAATTTCTCTCCACGCTCAGGCCCCTCAGtccccctccccagctctcctcctctgtcaccccatccAGCTTGGTGCCAGGgacccgccccccctccccggcccccagcTCGCTCCCCCTCGCTGATTTTACAGAATAATCTTTttatagaaactgaaaaaaaaaaaggcgctAATGGCAGAAGCAAACCCCTCCCCCGCATCCCTCCCCTCTCATCCCATACTTCCCACCCCAGTTCCCTGTTTTCCCCAGGGCCAGCACCCTCCTACCCCTACAGGGCCAACGAAGTCCCGGAGGTAGTGAAGGGGGACCCCAGAGCTCTCCCCTCAGGAGGCCGGACACTCCCACGTGCTGGGTCCTGGGATGTTCCCTTAGGGGTGGAGGGGGACTAGGCCCCTCCCAGACTATGCTTGAAGAGAGTGGAGAGCAATGGAACTTCTCTCCTTAGACGCCCCCTCTCCACCTAAGCACATAGACAACAGTGACCTGCTCTGCCTGGGGCGGGGGTGCACACCACAGGGACCTCAGCTTCACTAGCCCCCTCCACTTTTAACACtgaccctgcccctgcccccacccgcaCTGGGCCCAGGAGGGGGTTCCTGGGGGCCAGGGCCTGACACAGACTTATTGGATTTCACGGTGTTTTgctgagaaaataattaaattatcatATTTATGATGAAGCTGCCATGGCCTCTGCCAACCACTCGGAACAGAAGGGTCAGGactggggggaggagaggaagggaccAGGCCCCTGGCCCCGTGGcccacccctctcccagcccTTCCCTCAGGGGCTGACCCCAGCCTAGAGGAGCCATCTGCAGCCCCCTGCGGACCCCACGCAGAGGCGACAGAAGGTCGGGGCTGGAGGCAAGAGACTGGAGGGACGAGGAGTGGGAACGAGGCAAGAGGCTGAGTGAAGGCAGACTGTATTGTAGATCAGGAGTGCTGAAACCCCCGGGTAGTTTCACAGGTGCTCTGACTCGGCCTGCAGGGGCCTCCAGGGGCTGGGAGGTCACACCTAGCCCAATCCCCAGGTCAGCCTCAGCCCAGCCCCGAGAAGGCACATCTTTCCAAGTGCCCAGCTCCAAAGCTCTGAAATCCTGGGCTTTGATAAAGGCCCTGGCACCCTGCTGCCTGCCACCCCTGCCGGCTGCCAggaccccctcctccctcccacccacgcCCTGCCCCCCCATTCTCTTCGGGTAATTAGATTCCTCTCAATTAGCAGATTACGATCATTACCAGCTCATCTGGCAACCAAGCTCTGCACCCACAGCTGGGGAAAGGGGGGGGGCACCAGGAGGGGCACACGGGGGTCATGGGTGAACACCAGAGAGAGCTGGGTTTCTCTGGGGCTTCAGGAATGTGAAAGAAAGACTGAGGACCCTCCACCTACCCACCCACTGGCCCGCAGAGGGCAGAGCCAGGGTGTAGGAGGTGGCCagggctcctcccctcccagaATGGAGTAGCTCCCACTGTGCTTCTGGAGAGAAGGCAGCAAGCAGCTCAGGTTCATCCTGCCTGCCAGGGACTAGAAGACAAGAGATGTGGCCTCGGGCGGGGGAGAATCCCCCCATCCTGCCAAAAGCCAAGCTGGGAGCAGATGGAGCTGGCAAAGCGGAAAGCGGGCCGGGACTGCGCAGGAACCAAAGAGACTGGACACCAGGTGATCCAACCTTGGGCCCTGGGCTCCCAGGCCCAATCCCCATGCTTGCCGCCTGCACCCCACCGGCCAACCGaaatccctcccccttccccttggaAACCTTACACTCCGGAGCCTGAGCCAGGCCCAGTGAAGGGGAACAGGGAGGCAGCATCAGGGTGAAAGCAGGACCAGCGGgctaggagcctggagggccttCCTCCAGAGCGGCAGAGAGGCTGAGGCAGTAGGAGGGGGAAATTTACCAGGGCTCCAGATTCATTATTCATGAGCCCGCAGCAATGACTCCAATTTAAATGCTAATGTGGGGGGGCCTGACTCAGCTGCCCCCCTTCCACCGTCACCCCCAGCCCAGGCACAAGCGGAGTCCATGCAGGCTCCAGGGTTCACCCGGGTTTATTagggagtggagagggagggCAGAGTCCTCCGACCACCCACGTTGCTCCCCGCAAGCGTGCCTGTGAAGAGCCTGCCTGGACAGAGGCTGGCCACGCAGGCAGGCAGGAGCCTCAGGGGAGCAGACTGGAGTTCAGGGGGGCCTTCTGGCAGGCCCCCTCAGAGGATGATCTGGTTGGTGAAGCTGCGGCTCAGCTCCTTGTGTGGCAGAACAATCGAGTTCAGGATGAGCACCTCGGCAGGGATCCGGACGCGGCAGCCTGCAGTGTGGACCAGGGCACCAGGGGGAAGCCATGGGGAGGGGAGGCGAGGGGCAATGAGCTGGGGGCCACTGCCATCTGGGGGGGGGGACCCCTCCCTGCCCATCTGTGCCCCCTGTGACTTACACAGGACCTGACACACAGCAGACACTGGGTAAATGTTTGCTCAAGGaatacacgcacgcacacacacacacacacacacacacacacatacacataggcaCACAAATGCTCCCACAGGGCATGGCCATCACCTGTGGAAGTTTCTTGCAGTCCAGCGGCCAAGAAAGCATACCTAGGATAGTGATGGCGGGCAGCAGCTTCCCGTCCTTGAACAGGCTCTCACTGTCCATGTGGGCTCGGGGGTCATTGGGGTTGGGGTCATTGGGGGTACCCTCCACGCGGGCCCAGCGCCCCACGGTGCTCCCCCAGCCCACGATGCTGTGCAGGACACACGTGTGCTCCTGACAAACAGCAAGAAGGGAGTGAGGGGCCAGATGCAGAGCTCATGGGGCACACCCCTCCGCTTGGCCTCTGGGGGCGCCACATGGGCAGCGTGGGCCTGGGTGCCTACCTGCAGTGTGGCTCCGTGGAGGACGATGCTCTCTCGGAGCCGCACGCCCTCGCCTATGGTCACTCCCTCGCCGATGGAGACGTTGGGGCCCAGCTGTGGAGAACAGCACAACCGTAGGCCTTGGAGGGCCCCCAATCCAGTCCCCTCACAGAACAGATAAAGGGGAAGGGACCTGTTTGAGGCCACCCTACAAGCCGTGCATGAAGGAGAGACCCCATCCTGAGCTCGGGAGAATCTGTACCACCCCACCCATTCTGATGGCCACCTCCCTTCCTCTGGGCTGGGCCACTGCTTACCACTGCCGACGGGGCCACCTTAGCCGTCGGGTGGATGTAAACATTTCCtagaagcagaagaaaggacTGGGGGCAAATGCCCCTAAACCACACCTGGTTCAGGGAGGGTGGGGCTGAGACTTCACCTCTGGATCTGTGACCAGGAGTCACAGCTCagaggggagcagggctgggctggggcgcAAGGATTAGGGATTGGGACAGGATGGGTACCTCGAATCCGTGGACCCCCTGGAGTGTGCTTGGCCAGGCGTTCTGGGTGAGTGAGCTGGTACTGGCTCAGATAGAGGCGGGAGGCATAGAGGGCTGAGCTAGGGGCCAGAAAGTGGAACCGGGGGCTCAGGGGCCAGCAGGGCCTGTGCCCACTGCCCCAAAGTCTCAAACGACCCAACCATCCCATCAGAGGCCACTCCCATACCCTGCAGACTTGATCTGGCTCCAGATCCCGTCAGTGAGGTGCACGTAGATCTGGCCCTGCCCGGCCAGGGCGGAGAACACATCCTGCTCCAGGCGGATGGTACCTGCCCCGGGCCATAGGCCTGAAGAGTCCTCCCTGGCACGGAGGGAGGGATACTGACATCAGTTCCCCAGCTGAGCCCGACTGGGGGCCAACACAATCACTTGGGGACAGGGATCAAAGCGAATCCCACGACCTCTCCAGGTCTGGTCAGATCTGCTCCAGAGGGATGCTTACATCTCAGGAAGCTCTCCCATCACCCTCGCACACGTCAcacccctttccccacccccaccccccgagtTGCTGTGTTCCCAGGCACAGACCTGCTGCCCATCCTGCCCTTTGACCAGACCTGGGTTCTCCTCCCTTTTCCCATTCTCCCCACCATCCGCCCTCCCTCTCACTGGATGGAATGAAACACAGACAGACTCACCCCAGAGGAAGGCAGCTGGTGAGGGCAGAGACAGTCACAGAGAGAgacggagagagagagaaagagagagatggtggAGATGCCAGCTCAGCAGAAACAGACAGAGAGGccaggagagatggagagaaaagcagagagatgGGTGGGAGTGAGAAAATGGTGATGCGTGAATGAGGCATGAGATGGGAGAtgggcgggggaggagggagtgAAGGCAGGGATCCAGGGAAGGAGCAGGTCCCAGCCTAGGAGGACGACCCTGGGCTGTGGCCGATGGTGAGCAGGGCTCTGGGGCACTGTGCTCCAGGCGGAGCCTGAGCCTGAGAGTACAGCTGTACACGCGCACGtgcgtgtgcgtgcacacacaagCCTGTGTGCACCCAAGTGTGTGTGTTGCCGTCTGTTCAGAAAGGCATCTCTGGGACACTCAGGGGTTGAGAGAAATGGACCAGAAGGGGAGTGGGCAGGCAGTGACAGAAGACGAACTGAGATGGATAAGGAAGAGGGACAGAATGAGGTTAggaagggagggatggggaggctcGGCTGGAGATGACAAGTGGAGACAAGAAGGACAAGGAAGGTGAGCGGGTGGACGTGGAGCCTGCGGAGACTGGGGGtgaggtggtggggtgggggtggggtctttGACCAGGGGCACTTGGGGTCACAGGGTCATGGGGCCTGCCTCACAGTTGCCTATCCTGCTGATTTCGCTGGAAGACATCTCGGAGGGGTTTCAGGGCTTCCGGGGAAAAGAGGTAGATGCCGCAGTTGATGATGTCACTGACGAATGTGCTGGGCTTCTCCACATAGTGCAAGACCTGAGGACAGAGTAGGCTGGGGTTAGGGGAGGAGAGGCCACTGCCACCGCCTCTAAGACCCCCTGAGCTCCAGATCCTCCCTGCTGCCGGAGCGGTCTTCCTGCAACGCAG carries:
- the GMPPA gene encoding mannose-1-phosphate guanyltransferase alpha isoform X3; amino-acid sequence: MIQHHIEACAQVPGMQEILLIGFYQPDEPLTRFLEAAQQEFNLPIRYLQEFAPLGTGGGLYHFRDQILAGSPEAFFVLNADVCSDFPLSAMLDVHRHQPHPFLLLGTTANRTQSLNYGCIVENPQTHEVLHYVEKPSTFVSDIINCGIYLFSPEALKPLRDVFQRNQQDRQLCLPLGEDSSGLWPGAGTIRLEQDVFSALAGQGQIYVHLTDGIWSQIKSAGSALYASRLYLSQYQLTHPERLAKHTPGGPRIRGNVYIHPTAKVAPSAVLGPNVSIGEGVTIGEGVRLRESIVLHGATLQEHTCVLHSIVGWGSTVGRWARVEGTPNDPNPNDPRAHMDSESLFKDGKLLPAITILGCRVRIPAEVLILNSIVLPHKELSRSFTNQIIL
- the GMPPA gene encoding mannose-1-phosphate guanyltransferase alpha isoform X1; translated protein: MLKAVILIGGPQKGTRFRPLSFEVPKPLFPVAGVPMIQHHIEACAQVPGMQEILLIGFYQPDEPLTRFLEAAQQEFNLPIRYLQEFAPLGTGGGLYHFRDQILAGSPEAFFVLNADVCSDFPLSAMLDVHRHQPHPFLLLGTTANRTQSLNYGCIVENPQTHEVLHYVEKPSTFVSDIINCGIYLFSPEALKPLRDVFQRNQQDRQLCLPLGEDSSGLWPGAGTIRLEQDVFSALAGQGQIYVHLTDGIWSQIKSAGSALYASRLYLSQYQLTHPERLAKHTPGGPRIRGNVYIHPTAKVAPSAVLGPNVSIGEGVTIGEGVRLRESIVLHGATLQEHTCVLHSIVGWGSTVGRWARVEGTPNDPNPNDPRAHMDSESLFKDGKLLPAITILGCRVRIPAEVLILNSIVLPHKELSRSFTNQIIL
- the GMPPA gene encoding mannose-1-phosphate guanyltransferase alpha isoform X2 yields the protein MLKAVILIGGPQKGTRFRPLSFEVPKPLFPVAGVPMIQHHIEACAQVPGMQEILLIGFYQPDEPLTRFLEAAQQEFNLPIRYLQEFAPLGTGGGLYHFRDQILAGSPEAFFVLNADVCSDFPLSAMLDVHRHQPHPFLLLGTTANRTQSLNYGCIVENPQTHEVLHYVEKPSTFVSDIINCGIYLFSPEALKPLRDVFQRNQQDRQLEDSSGLWPGAGTIRLEQDVFSALAGQGQIYVHLTDGIWSQIKSAGSALYASRLYLSQYQLTHPERLAKHTPGGPRIRGNVYIHPTAKVAPSAVLGPNVSIGEGVTIGEGVRLRESIVLHGATLQEHTCVLHSIVGWGSTVGRWARVEGTPNDPNPNDPRAHMDSESLFKDGKLLPAITILGCRVRIPAEVLILNSIVLPHKELSRSFTNQIIL